ATGCCTTCACTGAGTACCAGGGTGGCAAAATAGCACGCCATCGGGGCTAGCGGCAATGAACCGAGGCGGACCGGACGGATGGGCGATGGGACGGCCCGCGAGGGCGGCATTCGGCCGGATTTGTAGATTTGCCCCGGTGCGATTGCTGTTCATTTCATCCTTCTACCTGTTTCCGGAAACCCGGTACGGCGGCTCCAAACGATTGTACTACTTCGCGCGGGAGTGGTCGCGGCGCGCGCATTTGACCTTGATCAATATGGACAGTTGCGCCGAATGGGCCGGGGGCGATGAACGGCATCCCGAATTCGAGGATTTCCTGTTGGTTCCGGGCCAGAAGGGCGCTGGCTGGCGCGAGCGCTACCTGGAGGGGCATGAGGATTTCCGCGCCGTATTGGAAGCGAACCGGGGCCGGATCGGAAAATTCCTGGCCGGCCGGCATTTCGACGCGGTGCTGCTGGCTTTCCCGTTCAGTTTGCCTTTCCTGGACGGGTACCTCGACAAGGTTAACGCGCCGGTTACCTACCTGGAGGACGATCTTTCCTTCGAACGTTACCGGAGCGAAGCTGGAACCGCGCGCGGGCCGCTAGCCAAGGCCGCCAAGCTAATCCGTATGAAGCAGGCGCTGTCATTCTACCGTCCGCGTCTGGCCCGCGTGGCGAAGTTCGTGGGAATTTCCCGGCAGGAGTTGGACGCCGTAGCGCGCCACTTCCCCAGACCTAAGCGTTTCCTCGCCACTTACGGCTTGCCCATCGGGGAGTTTCCCTTCCTTCCGGCCCCGTCCGGTGGTCCCGTACTCGGCTTCATCGGGAATTACGGGCATCCGCCCAATCTGGACGTCTTGCGTTGGCTGGCGGACGATTTGGCCGCAACCATCCGGGCGCGCTGCCCGGGCATCCGGTTCGCGATCGCCGGCAAGGGCATACCCGAATGGGCCCGCGATGCTTTCCGGAATCAACCGGACGTGCGGCTCCTCGAAAACGTGCCGGACCTGAAGGATTTCTACGCCGGCATTTCCGCCTTCCTCAATCCCATCCGTACGGGCCGGGGCATGCGTACCAAGCTGGTGGAAGCCGCCGCCTACGGCCGTCCCATCGTGACCACTTCCTTGGGGGCGGAGGGCCTGGAGGATCTGGAGATGCGCATCGCCGACGGCTCCGAAGGCTTGGCCCGGGCTTGCGCCGATCTCTTACGCGAGCCGGATCCCTCGGACGCGGTCCGCCGTAATCGCGCCACTGTGGAAAGCCACTACTCCCTGGAAAAGGTAGCCGCCGAACTGCTCGCCTTCCTGGAGCCTTCGTGAACGCACCCTCTTCAGCAGCATCCGGACCTTCCCGACGGCTTTCCATTTGTTTCAACGCGCTCTTCTTGCAGGATCATTTGGGCGGCATCGGCAATTATACCTTGCACCTGATATCGGGCATGCGGCGCGCGCGGCCGGATTGGGAGCTGAGCCTGCTCGTGCATGCGGGTACCGCGCCGCGATTCGCCGGGTTGGAAGGGGTGCGCATCCTGAAAGTGGGACTGCGCAGCCGCTGGGCGCGCCTGATGTATTTCCATTTGCTTTTCCCTTTCCTGGCGCGGCGTTTCGACCTGTTGCATTCGGTGGGCAACATGGGCATGCTCCTCTGTCCCATCCGCCAAGTCATCACCATCCACGATTTGTATGAGCGCGTTTCACCGGAACGGTTTTCCCTGGGAAAACGTTTGCTGATGCGGTTCCTGATCGGTTGGTCGGGGCGTCGGGCGGCGGCGGTGATCACCGACTCCGAAAACACC
The genomic region above belongs to Fibrobacterota bacterium and contains:
- a CDS encoding glycosyltransferase family 4 protein, with product MRLLFISSFYLFPETRYGGSKRLYYFAREWSRRAHLTLINMDSCAEWAGGDERHPEFEDFLLVPGQKGAGWRERYLEGHEDFRAVLEANRGRIGKFLAGRHFDAVLLAFPFSLPFLDGYLDKVNAPVTYLEDDLSFERYRSEAGTARGPLAKAAKLIRMKQALSFYRPRLARVAKFVGISRQELDAVARHFPRPKRFLATYGLPIGEFPFLPAPSGGPVLGFIGNYGHPPNLDVLRWLADDLAATIRARCPGIRFAIAGKGIPEWARDAFRNQPDVRLLENVPDLKDFYAGISAFLNPIRTGRGMRTKLVEAAAYGRPIVTTSLGAEGLEDLEMRIADGSEGLARACADLLREPDPSDAVRRNRATVESHYSLEKVAAELLAFLEPS